A window of Pyxidicoccus xibeiensis contains these coding sequences:
- a CDS encoding SpoIID/LytB domain-containing protein, producing MRPAVSLLLVTVLFTACAAPKPAPGKPPPPPPGQAGVSPDGGTGPLEAPAAPDGGAVGSDAGTPTLPGGEDPLAQGLPGPGDLKRLDFRGGEPRIPIRLMEGRREVMFSSRGRMRLRFGGPDDKVLDAAAGTRWTVRVTQGEPAVLSARVQLGEFRVADREGLSAAQEEWRARGLAVRAHVLGAVYGIAGKVIDNRRYLLLLDEALSPEAAARKQAELLREYGVRTSLFEEARTPARAILELRDESGVVVGLAQDRLDAETPDGAGFDVRQVEYGVGYDFHGFEDRTFRGALQLVVDRAGLLAVVNVVPLEDLLKGLVPAEIFARAHPEALKAQAVTARGEVLAKVGIKHLADPYLLCSEQHCAVYRGRTGEAASTTAAVEATRGEGLFSADGRLVDSVYSAVCGGHTEDNDVVWGGPPDPTLRGRPDVLEPAGRIPLPAHLEEWLSASDLPAACRLSSFAQPTKFRWEKRFTAAQVDALTEKLGVGRIQALALSERGVSGRARVLTLSGDRGATQVRGELNIRRLFGMLNSSMAVVEPERDAEGQLTGWLFRGGGWGHGVGMCQTGAIGRAEAGQRYQDILRHYFNGAEVAPIY from the coding sequence GTGCGACCCGCCGTCTCGCTGCTCCTCGTCACCGTCCTCTTCACCGCCTGCGCGGCGCCGAAGCCCGCGCCCGGCAAGCCCCCTCCCCCGCCCCCCGGGCAGGCAGGCGTGTCTCCAGACGGTGGCACGGGGCCGCTGGAAGCCCCCGCGGCGCCTGACGGGGGCGCCGTGGGCTCCGACGCGGGGACGCCGACGCTCCCGGGCGGCGAGGACCCGCTGGCCCAGGGACTGCCGGGGCCGGGAGACCTCAAGCGGCTGGACTTCCGGGGCGGCGAGCCCCGCATCCCCATCCGGCTGATGGAGGGCCGGCGCGAGGTGATGTTCTCCTCGCGGGGCCGGATGCGGCTGCGCTTCGGCGGGCCCGACGACAAGGTGCTGGACGCGGCGGCGGGCACGCGCTGGACGGTGCGCGTGACACAGGGCGAGCCGGCGGTGCTCTCCGCGCGCGTGCAGCTGGGCGAGTTCCGCGTCGCGGACCGCGAGGGCCTGAGCGCGGCGCAGGAGGAGTGGCGGGCCCGCGGGCTGGCGGTGCGCGCGCACGTGCTGGGCGCGGTGTACGGCATCGCCGGCAAGGTCATCGACAACCGGCGCTACCTGCTCCTGCTGGACGAGGCGCTCTCCCCCGAGGCGGCGGCCCGCAAGCAGGCGGAGCTGCTGCGCGAGTACGGGGTGCGCACGTCGCTCTTCGAGGAGGCGCGCACGCCCGCACGCGCCATCCTGGAGCTGAGGGACGAGTCCGGCGTCGTGGTGGGGCTGGCACAGGACCGGCTGGACGCGGAGACGCCGGACGGCGCGGGCTTCGACGTGCGGCAGGTGGAGTACGGCGTCGGCTACGACTTCCACGGCTTCGAGGACCGCACCTTCCGGGGCGCGCTGCAGCTGGTGGTGGACCGCGCGGGCCTGCTGGCCGTGGTGAACGTCGTCCCCCTGGAAGACCTCCTGAAGGGGCTGGTGCCGGCGGAAATCTTCGCGCGCGCCCACCCGGAGGCCCTCAAGGCCCAGGCCGTCACCGCGCGGGGCGAGGTGCTGGCCAAGGTGGGCATCAAGCACCTGGCGGACCCGTACCTCCTCTGCTCCGAGCAGCACTGCGCCGTGTACCGGGGCCGCACGGGCGAGGCGGCCAGCACCACCGCCGCCGTGGAGGCCACCCGGGGCGAGGGCCTCTTCAGCGCGGACGGGCGGCTGGTGGACTCGGTGTACAGCGCGGTGTGCGGCGGCCACACGGAGGACAACGACGTGGTGTGGGGCGGGCCGCCGGACCCCACCCTGCGCGGGCGCCCGGACGTGCTGGAGCCCGCCGGCCGCATCCCCCTGCCCGCCCACCTGGAGGAATGGCTGTCCGCCTCGGACCTGCCGGCCGCCTGCCGGCTGTCCAGCTTCGCGCAGCCCACCAAGTTCCGCTGGGAGAAGCGCTTCACCGCGGCCCAGGTGGACGCCCTGACGGAGAAGCTGGGGGTGGGGCGCATCCAGGCCCTGGCCCTGTCCGAGCGGGGGGTGTCCGGACGGGCGCGGGTGCTGACGCTGTCAGGGGACAGGGGCGCCACCCAGGTCCGGGGCGAGCTGAACATCCGCCGGCTCTTCGGCATGCTCAACAGCAGCATGGCGGTGGTGGAGCCCGAGCGGGATGCCGAGGGCCAACTCACCGGCTGGCTTTTCCGTGGCGGGGGCTGGGGCCACGGAGTAGGGATGTGCCAGACAGGCGCCATCGGCCGGGCGGAGGCCGGGCAGCGCTACCAGGACATCCTCCGTCACTACTTCAACGGCGCCGAGGTGGCCCCCATCTATTGA
- a CDS encoding energy transducer TonB family protein: MSTGPSPTDWRRRKRRGSPWRLVAAVALALLVHVAYVGAVLLAGSLQPGSASKDRKPVTRPTSVAVRPLTADQWAKNRGKNAPSAKVTQRPRAQEKKPEEKKPETRPEGQVVDVAPGNEQEAPDAKYLAESNNRVDKETRAREQTPFYRNATPQRTAPKDQQGADSQAQAPRIAGNNGMGNDDNPMSEAGQKSAFEIPDARRKSEVAVKTDPNTRGPGVVVNPQNESDEVVGNSKRLRIQPGLGEEQDGSAGRVGAPGVAALMPSRAVMDKVLGAAPNDHLDEADEGDATLLNTREWKYASFFNRVKQSVGMHWNPNEQLRRRDPTGSTYSGKDRYTLLEITLDEKGQVKDIQVEKSSGLDFLDLEAVSSFKRAQPFPNPPPGLLSQDAEVKFQFGFFMEFGGGPRMRLFRQPN, encoded by the coding sequence GTGAGCACGGGTCCTTCTCCTACAGACTGGCGTCGCCGGAAGCGAAGGGGGTCGCCGTGGCGGCTCGTCGCGGCGGTGGCGCTCGCCCTCCTGGTGCACGTGGCCTATGTGGGTGCCGTGCTCCTGGCGGGCTCCCTGCAGCCGGGCTCCGCCTCCAAGGACCGCAAGCCGGTGACGCGGCCCACCTCCGTGGCCGTCCGCCCGCTCACCGCGGACCAGTGGGCGAAGAACCGGGGCAAGAACGCGCCCTCCGCCAAGGTGACGCAGCGGCCCCGCGCCCAGGAGAAGAAGCCCGAGGAGAAGAAGCCGGAGACGCGCCCCGAGGGTCAGGTGGTGGACGTCGCCCCGGGCAACGAGCAGGAGGCGCCGGACGCGAAGTACCTCGCGGAGAGCAACAACCGCGTGGACAAGGAGACGCGCGCCCGGGAGCAGACGCCCTTCTACCGCAACGCCACGCCCCAGCGGACCGCGCCCAAGGACCAGCAGGGCGCGGACAGCCAGGCGCAGGCGCCCCGCATCGCCGGCAACAACGGCATGGGCAATGACGACAACCCCATGTCCGAGGCCGGCCAGAAGTCCGCCTTCGAGATTCCCGACGCGCGCCGCAAGTCCGAGGTCGCCGTGAAGACGGACCCCAACACGCGCGGCCCGGGCGTCGTCGTGAATCCCCAGAACGAGAGCGACGAGGTGGTGGGCAACTCGAAGCGCCTGCGCATCCAGCCGGGCTTGGGCGAGGAGCAGGACGGCTCGGCCGGGCGCGTGGGCGCTCCGGGCGTGGCCGCGCTGATGCCGTCCCGCGCCGTCATGGACAAGGTGCTGGGCGCCGCCCCCAATGACCACCTCGACGAGGCCGACGAGGGCGACGCCACCCTCCTCAACACGCGCGAGTGGAAGTACGCCAGCTTCTTCAACCGCGTGAAGCAGAGCGTGGGGATGCACTGGAACCCCAACGAGCAGCTGCGCCGAAGGGACCCCACCGGGAGCACCTACTCCGGGAAGGACCGGTACACGCTCCTGGAAATCACGCTCGACGAGAAGGGTCAGGTGAAGGACATCCAGGTGGAGAAGAGCAGCGGCCTGGACTTCCTGGACCTGGAGGCGGTGTCCTCCTTCAAGCGCGCGCAGCCCTTCCCCAATCCGCCGCCGGGCCTGCTGAGCCAGGACGCGGAGGTGAAGTTCCAGTTCGGCTTCTTCATGGAGTTCGGCGGCGGCCCGCGGATGCGGCTGTTCCGCCAGCCCAACTGA
- a CDS encoding response regulator transcription factor, producing the protein MRRILIIEDEDILAATLCEILQDEGYEAFTARDGQDGLRLLAERAPDLVLLDLMMPLMDGRGFLMARALDARAQRIPVVVMSSASRSVLQGHAVAGFLAKPFKLEVLLDVISVTLSKAEPEKQRGG; encoded by the coding sequence ATGAGGCGCATCCTCATCATCGAGGACGAGGACATCCTCGCGGCCACCCTGTGCGAGATCCTCCAGGACGAGGGCTACGAGGCCTTCACCGCCCGCGACGGCCAGGACGGCCTGCGGCTGCTGGCGGAGCGGGCTCCGGACCTGGTGCTCCTGGACCTGATGATGCCGCTGATGGACGGCCGCGGCTTCCTCATGGCCCGGGCGCTGGATGCCCGCGCCCAGCGCATCCCCGTGGTGGTGATGTCCTCCGCGTCCCGCTCGGTGCTCCAGGGACACGCGGTGGCCGGCTTCCTGGCGAAGCCCTTCAAGCTGGAGGTCCTGCTCGACGTCATCTCCGTCACCCTCTCCAAGGCCGAGCCGGAGAAGCAGCGCGGCGGGTGA
- a CDS encoding cation diffusion facilitator family transporter — METSVGDRSLALQQRSRKIRVVLLAILGANWVVAAAKLVFGLLSHSAAVTADGLHSFIDGGSNVLGLVAMGVASRPADEDHPYGHGKFEALASLGIGAMIGIGMLELGRMALDSLLKDKHPQVTATMAGVMVFTLVVNVAVTRVERHYGQKYKSTLLLADASHTMSDVWVTLAVLASLLLVWLGFPRADGLIALGVMVFVAWVAYGIVRQAVGILSDTARLDPVEVARHTTGVVGVRSCRDVRSRGMEESVYVDLKIEVDPNLSTAQAHEVADRVERAIQDNYPQVVDVVVHVEPARAGASRP, encoded by the coding sequence GTGGAAACCTCTGTCGGCGACCGCAGCCTCGCCCTTCAACAGCGCAGCCGGAAGATCCGCGTCGTCCTGCTGGCCATCCTCGGGGCCAACTGGGTGGTGGCCGCCGCCAAGCTCGTCTTCGGGCTGCTCAGCCACTCCGCCGCGGTGACGGCGGACGGGCTGCACTCGTTCATCGACGGGGGCTCCAACGTGCTGGGGCTGGTGGCCATGGGCGTGGCCTCGCGGCCGGCGGACGAGGACCACCCCTACGGGCACGGCAAGTTCGAGGCGCTCGCGTCGCTGGGCATCGGCGCGATGATTGGCATCGGCATGCTGGAGCTGGGGCGCATGGCGCTCGACTCGCTGCTGAAAGACAAGCACCCGCAGGTGACGGCGACGATGGCGGGGGTGATGGTCTTCACCCTGGTCGTCAACGTCGCGGTGACGCGGGTGGAGCGGCACTACGGCCAGAAGTACAAGAGCACCCTGCTGCTGGCGGACGCGAGCCACACCATGTCCGACGTCTGGGTCACCCTCGCCGTGCTGGCCTCGCTGCTGCTGGTGTGGCTGGGCTTCCCGCGCGCGGACGGGCTGATTGCCCTGGGCGTCATGGTGTTCGTGGCGTGGGTGGCCTACGGCATCGTCCGGCAGGCGGTGGGCATCCTGTCCGACACGGCGCGGTTGGACCCGGTGGAAGTCGCGCGGCACACCACGGGCGTGGTGGGCGTGCGCTCCTGCCGTGACGTGCGCAGCCGCGGCATGGAGGAGAGCGTCTACGTGGACCTCAAAATCGAGGTGGACCCGAACCTGTCCACCGCGCAGGCCCACGAGGTGGCGGACCGCGTGGAGCGCGCCATCCAGGACAACTACCCGCAGGTGGTGGACGTGGTGGTCCACGTGGAGCCGGCGCGCGCCGGGGCGTCCCGCCCGTAG
- the gcvT gene encoding glycine cleavage system aminomethyltransferase GcvT: protein MARRTPLNDAHRKLGARMVDFVGWDMPVQYSSVIGEHEAVRTAVGLFDVSHMGEVEFSGPGALETVNGLISNDLARISDGQAVYAGLLNERGTFVDDIVAYRFSPERIFICVNSSNREKDFAWMKEHAKGVKPVDRGDDWAQIAVQGPRAAGLVQRLTKTDTSKIGTYRFAEGEVAGVKSIISRTGYTGEDGFELYCAPDDAVKLWDALLTEGQQDGVKPCGLGARDSLRTEMKYALYGNDIDDAHTALEAGLGWIVKLDKPAFIGKDALVAQKAAGVKRKLVGFEVTGSGIPRHGYAIHKDGKPVGEVTSGTMGPSVKKPIGIGYVPAELSAEGSTFDVDIRGRPVPAVVVKTPFYKKP, encoded by the coding sequence ATGGCCCGGCGTACGCCTCTCAACGACGCCCACCGCAAGCTGGGCGCTCGGATGGTGGACTTTGTCGGTTGGGACATGCCGGTGCAGTACTCGTCCGTCATCGGCGAGCACGAGGCCGTGCGCACCGCCGTCGGCCTGTTCGACGTCTCGCACATGGGCGAGGTGGAGTTCTCCGGCCCCGGCGCGCTGGAGACGGTCAACGGCCTCATCTCCAATGACCTCGCCCGCATCTCGGACGGCCAGGCGGTGTACGCGGGCCTGCTCAACGAGCGGGGCACCTTCGTGGACGACATCGTCGCCTACCGCTTCAGCCCCGAGCGCATCTTCATCTGCGTCAACTCCAGCAACCGCGAGAAGGACTTCGCCTGGATGAAGGAGCACGCCAAGGGCGTCAAGCCCGTGGACCGCGGGGACGACTGGGCGCAGATCGCCGTGCAGGGCCCCAGGGCCGCCGGCCTCGTCCAGCGCCTGACGAAGACGGACACCTCGAAGATTGGCACCTACCGCTTCGCCGAGGGCGAGGTGGCGGGCGTCAAGAGCATCATCTCCCGCACCGGCTACACCGGCGAGGACGGCTTCGAGCTGTACTGCGCGCCCGACGACGCGGTGAAGCTCTGGGACGCGCTGCTCACCGAAGGCCAGCAGGACGGCGTGAAGCCGTGCGGCCTGGGCGCTCGCGACAGCCTGCGCACGGAGATGAAGTACGCCCTCTACGGCAACGACATCGACGACGCCCACACCGCGCTCGAGGCCGGCCTCGGCTGGATTGTGAAGCTCGACAAGCCTGCCTTCATTGGAAAGGACGCGCTGGTGGCGCAGAAGGCCGCGGGCGTGAAGCGCAAGCTGGTGGGCTTCGAGGTGACGGGCAGCGGCATCCCCCGCCATGGCTACGCCATCCACAAGGACGGCAAGCCGGTGGGCGAGGTGACGAGCGGCACCATGGGCCCGTCCGTGAAGAAGCCCATCGGCATCGGCTACGTGCCGGCCGAGCTTTCCGCGGAGGGCTCCACCTTCGACGTGGACATCCGTGGCCGCCCCGTGCCCGCCGTGGTGGTGAAGACGCCGTTCTACAAGAAGCCCTGA
- the gcvP gene encoding aminomethyl-transferring glycine dehydrogenase, with amino-acid sequence MSLNWKYQESFAGRHNGPDEHELKKMLATLGVTSLDAFIEQAVPPAIRAKEPLRLGAPRGEHELLAELEAIAAKNQVFRSFIGMGYHDTHTPNVILRNIFQNPGWYTQYTPYQAEIAQGRLEALLNFQTVIMDLTGLEVANASLLDEGTAAAEAMGLALHLKGEESGAAFFVSEACHPQTLDVVRTRAQPLGVEVVVGDHRTVDLAAKKYVGALVQYPSTDGAVYDYRGFGEKVHAAGGLLIVAADLLSLTLLTPPGEFGADVAVGSAQRFGVPLGYGGPHAGYFATKNAYTRVMPGRLIGVSEDAQGRRALRMALQTREQHIRREKATSNICTAQVLLAVIASMYAVYHGPKGLKAIAERVHGLTALLARGLTKLGLAPKHAQYFDTLRVELTGAQVRAVLSAAEQARMNFRRIDDKTVGVSLDETTRPSDVEAILAAFATGTGKAGVPSLYDLGTTPVESPVEQGLRRSSAFLEHSVFNSYHSETEMLRYIRRLEAKDLSLTHSMIPLGSCTMKLNATAEMIPVTWPQFGRLHPFAPTSQAAGYKVIFEQLERMLTAVTGFAGCSLQPNAGSQGEYAGLLVIRAYHQSRGQAHRDVCLIPSSAHGTNPASAVMAGYKVVVTKCDEDGNIDLADLRAKADQHKDQLAALMVTYPSTHGVFEEDIQEICSVIHERGGQVYMDGANLNAQVGLTAPGLVGADVCHINLHKTFCIPHGGGGPGMGPICVASHLVKFLPGHPVIQTGGSEAIGAISAAPWGSASILLISWMYATMMGGEGLTQATKLAILNANYIAERLQPHYPVLYRGKRGKVAHECIVDLRPLKKTSGVEVEDVAKRLMDFGFHAPTVSFPVAGTLMIEPTESESKAELDRFCDAMIAIRQEIRDIEEGRMPKDNNVLKNAPHTARVLTAPEWNRPYSREQAVFPAPWVRENKFWPSVGRLNNVLGDRKLVCSCPPIEDYMDPKAA; translated from the coding sequence ATGTCCTTGAATTGGAAGTATCAGGAGTCGTTCGCCGGCCGGCACAACGGTCCGGACGAGCACGAGCTGAAGAAGATGCTGGCCACCCTGGGGGTGACCTCGCTCGACGCGTTCATCGAGCAGGCCGTCCCGCCGGCCATCCGCGCCAAGGAGCCGCTGCGGCTGGGCGCGCCGCGCGGTGAGCACGAGCTGCTGGCGGAGCTGGAGGCGATTGCCGCGAAGAACCAGGTGTTCCGCTCGTTCATCGGGATGGGCTACCACGACACCCACACCCCGAACGTCATCCTCCGGAACATCTTCCAGAACCCGGGCTGGTACACGCAGTACACGCCGTACCAGGCGGAGATTGCCCAGGGCCGGCTGGAGGCGCTACTCAACTTCCAGACGGTCATCATGGACCTGACGGGCCTGGAGGTGGCCAACGCCTCGCTGCTCGACGAGGGCACCGCCGCGGCCGAGGCCATGGGGCTGGCCCTGCACCTCAAGGGCGAGGAGTCGGGCGCGGCCTTCTTCGTGTCCGAGGCCTGCCACCCGCAGACCCTCGACGTCGTGCGCACCCGCGCCCAGCCGCTGGGCGTGGAGGTCGTCGTGGGCGACCACCGCACGGTGGACCTGGCCGCGAAGAAGTACGTGGGCGCGCTGGTGCAGTACCCGTCCACCGACGGCGCGGTGTACGACTACCGGGGCTTCGGCGAGAAGGTGCACGCCGCGGGCGGCCTGCTCATCGTCGCGGCGGACCTCTTGAGCCTCACGCTGCTCACGCCTCCGGGCGAGTTCGGCGCGGACGTGGCGGTGGGCAGCGCGCAGCGCTTCGGCGTCCCGCTGGGCTACGGCGGCCCGCACGCCGGCTACTTCGCCACGAAGAATGCCTACACCCGCGTCATGCCGGGCCGCCTCATCGGCGTGTCCGAGGACGCGCAGGGCCGGCGCGCGCTGCGCATGGCGCTGCAGACGCGCGAGCAGCACATCCGCCGCGAGAAGGCGACGAGCAACATCTGCACCGCGCAGGTGCTGCTGGCCGTCATCGCCAGCATGTACGCCGTCTACCACGGGCCCAAGGGGCTCAAGGCCATCGCCGAGCGCGTGCACGGCCTCACCGCGCTCTTGGCGCGCGGCCTGACGAAGCTGGGCTTGGCGCCGAAGCACGCCCAGTACTTCGACACGCTGCGCGTGGAGCTGACCGGGGCGCAGGTGCGCGCGGTGCTGTCCGCCGCCGAGCAGGCGCGGATGAACTTCCGCCGCATCGACGACAAGACGGTGGGCGTGTCCCTGGACGAGACGACGCGGCCCTCGGACGTGGAGGCCATCCTCGCGGCCTTCGCCACCGGCACGGGCAAGGCCGGTGTTCCCTCGCTGTACGACCTGGGCACCACCCCGGTGGAGAGCCCGGTGGAGCAGGGGCTGCGCCGCAGCAGCGCGTTCCTCGAGCACTCCGTCTTCAACAGCTACCACTCCGAGACGGAGATGCTGCGCTACATCCGGCGGCTCGAGGCGAAGGACCTGTCCCTCACGCACTCGATGATTCCGCTGGGCAGCTGCACCATGAAGCTCAACGCCACCGCGGAGATGATTCCGGTGACGTGGCCGCAGTTCGGCCGGCTGCACCCGTTCGCCCCCACCTCGCAGGCGGCCGGCTACAAGGTCATCTTCGAGCAGCTGGAGCGCATGCTCACCGCCGTCACCGGCTTCGCCGGGTGCTCGCTGCAGCCCAACGCCGGCAGCCAGGGTGAGTACGCGGGCCTGCTCGTCATCCGCGCGTACCACCAGAGCCGCGGCCAGGCGCACCGCGACGTGTGCCTGATTCCTTCCTCCGCGCACGGCACCAACCCGGCCTCCGCGGTGATGGCGGGCTACAAGGTCGTCGTCACCAAGTGCGACGAGGACGGCAACATCGACCTCGCGGACCTGCGCGCCAAGGCGGACCAGCACAAGGACCAGCTGGCGGCGCTGATGGTGACGTACCCCTCCACGCACGGCGTCTTCGAGGAGGACATCCAGGAGATCTGCTCCGTCATCCACGAGCGCGGCGGCCAGGTGTACATGGACGGCGCGAACCTCAACGCGCAGGTGGGCCTCACGGCTCCGGGCCTCGTCGGCGCGGACGTGTGCCACATCAACCTGCACAAGACGTTCTGCATCCCGCACGGCGGTGGCGGCCCGGGCATGGGCCCCATCTGCGTGGCCAGCCACCTGGTGAAGTTCCTGCCGGGCCACCCGGTCATCCAGACGGGCGGCAGCGAGGCCATCGGCGCCATCTCCGCGGCCCCGTGGGGCAGCGCCAGCATCCTGCTCATCTCGTGGATGTACGCCACCATGATGGGCGGCGAGGGCCTCACCCAGGCCACCAAGCTGGCCATCCTCAACGCCAACTACATCGCCGAGCGGCTGCAGCCCCACTACCCGGTGCTCTACCGCGGCAAGCGCGGCAAGGTGGCGCACGAGTGCATCGTCGACCTGCGCCCGCTCAAGAAGACGTCGGGTGTCGAGGTGGAGGACGTGGCCAAGCGCCTCATGGACTTCGGCTTCCACGCGCCCACCGTGTCGTTCCCGGTGGCGGGCACGCTGATGATTGAGCCCACGGAGTCCGAGTCCAAGGCGGAGCTGGACCGCTTCTGCGACGCGATGATTGCCATCCGCCAGGAGATTCGCGACATCGAGGAGGGGCGCATGCCGAAGGACAACAACGTCCTGAAGAACGCGCCCCACACCGCCCGCGTCCTCACCGCCCCGGAGTGGAACCGGCCCTACTCGCGCGAGCAGGCCGTCTTCCCCGCCCCGTGGGTGCGCGAGAACAAGTTCTGGCCGTCCGTGGGCCGCCTCAACAACGTGCTCGGGGACCGCAAGCTGGTCTGCTCGTGCCCGCCCATCGAGGACTACATGGACCCGAAGGCCGCGTGA
- the gcvH gene encoding glycine cleavage system protein GcvH, with protein sequence MADNIPGDLKYTREHEWARVQGKVVVVGVTAHAQESLGDVVYVELPKVGATLTEGKQFGVIESTKAVSELYSPLTGTVVKVNDALADNPSTVNTDPYGAGWIVEVELSDPKQVDALMDAAAYADLLKNA encoded by the coding sequence ATGGCCGACAACATTCCCGGCGACCTGAAGTACACCCGTGAGCACGAGTGGGCCCGCGTCCAGGGCAAGGTGGTGGTGGTGGGTGTCACCGCCCATGCCCAGGAGTCGCTGGGCGACGTGGTGTACGTGGAGCTGCCCAAGGTGGGCGCCACCCTCACCGAGGGCAAGCAGTTCGGCGTCATCGAGTCCACCAAGGCCGTGTCGGAGCTGTACTCGCCGCTCACCGGCACCGTGGTGAAGGTGAATGACGCGCTGGCGGACAACCCCTCCACCGTCAACACGGACCCCTACGGGGCGGGGTGGATTGTCGAAGTCGAGCTGTCGGACCCCAAGCAGGTAGACGCGCTCATGGATGCCGCCGCGTACGCCGACCTGCTCAAGAACGCGTAG
- a CDS encoding ATPase domain-containing protein: MDSIPPEAEDSRLSSSTPHLDPILGGGWLRGGLYILTGPPGTGKTTLANQMCFNLAKQGVSSVYVTMLTETHARMVLHLRSLAFFQQELVGTHVHYVSGVNALKEGGARALLELLSQVLRDKGAQVLVIDGFNVVREHIRAHVPLREFLQSLSVRTSLTGCTTFLISSEEAKTTDVEHVMADGILSLQLERVGLKAIRGLEVIKFRGSNNLSGRHTLTIDQNGVCIFPRYEALHRSGSEKVADPSRRSRWGIPGLDAMCGGGLVTRSSTLLLGSPGGGKTLLGLHFLAEGAASGEPGLYFGFGEGAAQLLLKADSVGLPLRKWVEAGRVHVEVRAPVETLPDSLAQDLVSLVEQRGCRRLLLDGLESLVLEASDAGRTMRFLAALLNTLRDRDVTVLLTQQPNELFGPELHASIRGVEALADNVLFVRFFELSGRLHRLVSVLKMRDSDNDPHLRELAISSRGLEVRGSYAELDAVITGQPRPHAPATARSGNRTRKRASPPAKTAKKQVSRPPRGRKQR; the protein is encoded by the coding sequence GTGGATTCCATCCCTCCGGAGGCGGAGGACTCACGGCTCTCGAGCAGCACGCCTCATCTGGACCCCATCCTGGGCGGAGGCTGGCTCCGGGGCGGGCTGTACATCCTCACGGGCCCGCCGGGCACGGGGAAGACGACGCTCGCCAACCAGATGTGCTTCAACCTGGCGAAGCAGGGCGTGTCGTCCGTCTACGTGACGATGCTCACGGAGACCCACGCGCGGATGGTGCTCCACCTGCGCTCGCTGGCGTTCTTCCAGCAGGAGCTGGTGGGCACGCACGTCCACTACGTCAGCGGCGTCAACGCGCTGAAGGAGGGTGGGGCGCGGGCGCTGCTGGAGCTCCTCAGCCAGGTGCTCCGGGACAAGGGGGCGCAGGTGCTCGTCATCGACGGGTTCAACGTGGTGCGCGAGCACATCCGCGCGCACGTGCCGCTGCGGGAGTTCCTCCAGTCCCTCTCGGTGCGCACGAGCCTGACGGGCTGCACCACCTTCCTCATCTCCTCCGAGGAGGCCAAGACGACGGACGTCGAGCACGTCATGGCGGACGGCATCCTCTCACTCCAGCTGGAGCGCGTGGGGCTGAAGGCCATCCGCGGCCTGGAGGTCATCAAGTTCCGGGGCAGCAACAACCTGTCCGGACGGCACACCCTGACCATCGACCAGAACGGCGTCTGCATCTTCCCCCGCTACGAGGCGCTCCACCGCAGCGGCTCCGAGAAGGTCGCGGACCCGAGCCGGCGCTCGCGCTGGGGCATCCCCGGCCTGGATGCGATGTGTGGGGGCGGGCTCGTCACGCGCTCGTCCACGCTGCTGCTGGGCAGCCCGGGAGGTGGCAAGACGCTGCTCGGGCTCCACTTCCTCGCGGAGGGCGCGGCGAGCGGTGAGCCGGGCCTGTACTTCGGCTTCGGCGAGGGCGCCGCGCAGCTGCTGCTCAAGGCGGACTCCGTGGGGCTGCCGCTGCGCAAGTGGGTGGAGGCCGGCCGGGTGCATGTGGAGGTCCGCGCGCCGGTGGAGACGCTGCCGGATTCGCTGGCGCAGGACCTCGTCTCCCTGGTGGAGCAGCGCGGGTGCCGCCGCCTCCTCCTGGATGGCCTGGAGTCGCTCGTCCTGGAGGCTTCCGACGCCGGGCGCACCATGCGCTTCCTGGCGGCGCTGCTCAACACGCTCCGGGACAGGGACGTCACCGTGCTGCTGACCCAACAGCCGAACGAGCTGTTCGGGCCGGAGCTGCATGCCTCCATCCGGGGCGTGGAGGCCCTGGCCGACAACGTGCTGTTCGTGCGCTTCTTCGAGCTGAGCGGGCGCCTCCACCGGCTCGTCTCCGTGCTGAAGATGCGCGACAGCGACAATGACCCCCACCTGCGCGAGCTGGCCATCTCCTCCCGGGGCCTGGAGGTGCGGGGGAGCTACGCGGAGCTGGATGCTGTCATCACCGGCCAGCCCCGGCCGCACGCGCCCGCGACGGCGCGGAGTGGGAATCGCACCCGGAAGAGAGCGAGCCCACCCGCGAAGACCGCGAAGAAACAGGTGTCCCGACCCCCACGTGGAAGGAAACAGCGATGA